The DNA segment AATGGTCGATTTTAGATAAAAAAATTTAAAATTTCAATAGAAAAATAATTTATAAAAAAATAAACAGTTCTTTTATCAATAAAAATGTTAAAAAATTGGTCATTATTAATTAAAAATAATCCATAGCATAAATTTTATATATCTTCTTATTGCAAATAAAAAAACATTATGTTACTATTAAATTGAAGCTACAATAAAACTCACTTTATCAGAATCTGAGTTTTTACACTTGATGAATGAATGGAGGAATAAAATTATGGCAAAAAAAATAGTTTTAGCAGGAGCATGTCGTACAGCAATTGGATCTATGGGAGGAGCACTAAGTGGAGTTGCAGCAGCAGATTTAGGAGCACTAGTAATAAAAGAAGCATTAAACAGAGCAGGAGTGCCTGCTGAGAAAGTAGATCATGTATACATGGGATGTGTAATTCAAGCAGGGTTAGGGCAAAATGTAGCTCGTCAATCTTCTCTAAAAGCAGGATTGCCAATAGAAACACCTGCAGTAACAATCAATGTAGTTTGTGGTTCAGGATTAAATGCAGTAAATATGGCAGCAGCAATGATTCAAGCTGGAGAAGCTGATATTGTTGTAGCTGGAGGAACTGAAAATATGTCAGCAGCTCCTTATTTACTAAATAAAGCTCGTTATGGATACCGTTTAGGAAATGGAGAAATTATTGATTCAATGATAAATGATGCTCTATGGGATGCATTCAACAATTATCATATGGGAGTAACAGCAGAAAATATTTGTGACCAATGGGGACTGACAAGAGAACAATTAGATGAATTTGCAGCAGCAAGTCAGCAAAAAGCTGTAAAGGCTCAAGAAGAAGGAAAATTTGATGCAGAAATAGTTCCAGTAGTTATAAAAGGTAAAAAAGGAGATACTGTAGTTTCTAAAGATGAAGGACCAAGAGCTGGTACTACAGCTGAAGGAATTGCTAAATTAAAACCAGCATTTAAAAAGGATGGAATGGTTACAGCAGCTAATGCTTCAAGTATCAATGATGGTGCAGCAGCAATAGTTGTAATGAGTGAAGAAAAAGCTAAAGAACTTGGAGTTACTCCAATGGCTACTTGGATAGCTGGAGCTCTTGGAGGAGTAGATCCAAAAATTATGGGAATTGGACCAGTAACTTCTACTAAAAAAGTATTGGCAAAAACTGGAATGACAATAAATGATTTCGATTTAATTGAAGCTAATGAAGCTTTTGCAGCCCAATCACTTGCTGTAGGACATGATCTTGGATTTGACATAGCTAAATTGAATGTAAATGGAGGAGCTATTGCTCTGGGACATCCAGTAGGAGCTTCAGGATGCCGTATTCTTGTAACACTTCTTCATGAAATGGCTAAACGTGATGCTAAAACTGGTCTGGCTACACTTTGCATTGGTGGTGGAATGGGATGTTCTACTATTGTTAAGAGAGACTAATTTTATTCTTAAATAAAAATATAACATTTAATTTTAAATATAATGGATAAGGGCATAATTATGTTCTTATCCTAATTTAATGAAATTATGGGAGGTTTGTTTAATGAATTA comes from the Fusobacterium sp. genome and includes:
- a CDS encoding acetyl-CoA C-acetyltransferase, giving the protein MAKKIVLAGACRTAIGSMGGALSGVAAADLGALVIKEALNRAGVPAEKVDHVYMGCVIQAGLGQNVARQSSLKAGLPIETPAVTINVVCGSGLNAVNMAAAMIQAGEADIVVAGGTENMSAAPYLLNKARYGYRLGNGEIIDSMINDALWDAFNNYHMGVTAENICDQWGLTREQLDEFAAASQQKAVKAQEEGKFDAEIVPVVIKGKKGDTVVSKDEGPRAGTTAEGIAKLKPAFKKDGMVTAANASSINDGAAAIVVMSEEKAKELGVTPMATWIAGALGGVDPKIMGIGPVTSTKKVLAKTGMTINDFDLIEANEAFAAQSLAVGHDLGFDIAKLNVNGGAIALGHPVGASGCRILVTLLHEMAKRDAKTGLATLCIGGGMGCSTIVKRD